The sequence below is a genomic window from Paenibacillus sp. DCT19.
GTTTCTATAGAACATATCGTAAATGCGTTCTAGGGCGCTAATAAATCTCACTTAAAGGCATCATTCACCGGCTTCTCGCGCCTGCAGTGTTATGTTCTCTTGAAACACCTCAGTAATATGCGTGCGAAAAACTTCTGACCGGATGCTTAAATATTCGGCAAAATTTACTTCTCTCGGATTTTTTAATACACTCAAATAAATTAGGTTGAAAACGGACTTTATTACCACGAACACAGTCGTGGTAGTGAAGTCTTTTTTGGTTGATAGGCAATTTTTGATCTTCTATGATTTTTCTATTGCTTCAAAATCTATCGGATCCAATCAATAGGGTTGAAACTTAGTTCCATAATGCTCCAAATTGGTCTCGATCCACTTACAACATCTAGGATGATTGAGTTAAACGTTAGGCTTTAGTTGTGTGCAGTAAATTCCATATTGTTTTTGAATGATACAAATTGTATCATATATCGTGGGAAATAACAGAAAAGAAGAACAAAGGTAGGAGGAGAGGAAGATGGAAAAAGAAACAACTAGAACTAACACCCAAGTTAAGCGTTGTTGGCAAACACCAAAAGTGGATGTGTTGGAGGTGCAGCATACTCTCAGTGGTGGGGGAATCTGGCATTATGTATGGGATGGAGAGTTTTGGAAACTTGAATTACTCACAAGCTGATACTTACTGGCTATTGTATGACAAGACCTATAAATAGACTAATGAGGTGAAAACCATGTTCATGAGTAGGTACTCTAAATGGATCTCTCGATCGTTCATGCTGTGCTTCTTTTCGATCTTACTTAGTATTGTATACGCTGGAACCTCCTACGCATTGGAGCAGGAAGGGGCACCCTCCGCCGCACAAGAAAATAATGCCCAACCACCAGCCATTATTCATGGGAAAATAACGGATCGAGAAGGCTACAGTGTCCCTCATGCCAAAGTGGATTATGAGCTTTATTATCGGGGGGATACGACCAAACACAGTCTGGTCGCTGATGAAAACGGAAACTATCGCTTTGAAGCAGTCGTTGAAGATTATACAGACCTAACATTGTACGTTGAAGCAGAAGGCTTCATTACCTATGCGTCCTATAGGCAATATCAAAATTATACGTTAAGTCCTGGGGATGAAGTGAACATCAATGTAAGCCTATATGAGCCCTCTACCATTGTGGGCACGGTAACAGATCCAGCGGGTCAACCGATTCCTGGTGCAGCAATTAAAGTGACGAGTATAACAGATCGTGTAATACAGACGGATGCAAACGGAAGGTATACAGTTACGGGTATCGATTACGATTATAACCCAACATTGCCATCTGGATCGATAGTCAGGATCATCTCCCTTATCTACAAGACCGTCTAGGCATTGATGCAGGTCAAACGTTACGTATTGATGTTGTACTGGAGAATGCTGCTCATGTCAGAGGACAGATTGTTGATGCTAGTGGGAATCCGGTAGCAGGAGTC
It includes:
- a CDS encoding carboxypeptidase-like regulatory domain-containing protein, producing the protein MSRYSKWISRSFMLCFFSILLSIVYAGTSYALEQEGAPSAAQENNAQPPAIIHGKITDREGYSVPHAKVDYELYYRGDTTKHSLVADENGNYRFEAVVEDYTDLTLYVEAEGFITYASYRQYQNYTLSPGDEVNINVSLYEPSTIVGTVTDPAGQPIPGAAIKVTSITDRVIQTDANGRYTVTGIDYDYNPTLPSGSIVRIISLIYKTV